From Candidatus Vondammii sp. HM_W22, one genomic window encodes:
- a CDS encoding phosphatidate cytidylyltransferase: protein MLFQRILTALVLLPLVISGVLYLSTPVLAFLFGGILLLGAAEWMKFAMLEGAGEKALFLVSVLLGMVGAYLLLQVPGSAYWLFLASSFMWLLITLAIVRYQPERSPVPGRFTKSLLGILVLVPAWAALISLHGYSEDGPLLLLFAMSLTWVADSGAYFAGRQWGRVKLAPLISPGKTREGVYGALAGVTLWGGLLAWLRPEIGVPYLIVLFCLLACVISLVGDLFESMLKRQAGIKDSGNILPGHGGVLDRLDSLTAVAPVFMFGLLLLGGGR from the coding sequence ATGCTTTTTCAACGAATCCTGACAGCACTGGTTCTTCTGCCTCTGGTCATTTCGGGTGTGCTCTACCTTTCAACGCCAGTTCTGGCTTTCCTGTTTGGCGGTATATTACTACTGGGGGCCGCAGAGTGGATGAAATTTGCCATGCTGGAGGGTGCTGGCGAGAAGGCACTGTTCCTGGTGTCAGTGCTGCTGGGTATGGTAGGCGCTTATCTTTTGTTGCAGGTGCCCGGGAGCGCTTACTGGCTGTTTTTGGCCTCCTCTTTTATGTGGCTGTTGATAACCCTAGCAATTGTCCGTTACCAGCCTGAACGTTCTCCTGTCCCCGGGCGATTCACAAAATCCCTGTTGGGAATTTTGGTGTTGGTTCCTGCCTGGGCTGCATTGATATCGCTCCATGGTTATAGTGAAGATGGCCCGCTACTTCTGCTGTTTGCCATGTCGCTTACCTGGGTGGCGGATAGCGGTGCCTATTTTGCCGGTCGCCAATGGGGCAGGGTGAAGTTGGCGCCATTAATCAGTCCTGGCAAGACCCGTGAAGGAGTCTATGGTGCTCTCGCCGGTGTGACGCTTTGGGGCGGGCTGCTGGCATGGCTGCGCCCGGAGATCGGTGTACCCTATCTGATTGTCCTGTTTTGTCTTTTGGCCTGCGTGATTTCGTTGGTGGGTGACCTGTTTGAGAGCATGCTGAAACGGCAGGCGGGCATCAAGGACAGTGGCAATATTCTGCCGGGTCACGGCGGGGTGCTGGATCGTCTCGACAGCCTGACCGCAGTGGCACCGGTGTTCATGTTTGGTCTACTGTTGCTGGGTGGCGGAAGATGA
- a CDS encoding isoprenyl transferase has product MIKGVKGEGENPVSTASRKPRHIAIIMDGNGRWAKQRHLPRHAGHKAGVKTVRTCVEQCVNHGIEVLTLFAFSSENWKRPEKEVGLLMGLFVAALKMEVKRLKRNNVQLRIIGDRSAFSNKLQKLIVSAEAATAGNTGLVLQIAASYGGRWDITEAARKLAERVKQGDLLPEKVTEELISSELSFADLPDPDLFIRTGGEQRLSNFLLWQSAYAELYFTDLLWPEFRVDEFLQALGSFSCRLRRFGKTSEQVTGENPEI; this is encoded by the coding sequence ATGATTAAAGGGGTAAAAGGAGAGGGTGAGAACCCGGTCTCAACTGCCTCCCGGAAACCAAGGCATATCGCCATTATCATGGATGGGAACGGTCGCTGGGCCAAGCAGCGCCATCTACCCCGCCATGCCGGCCACAAAGCCGGTGTCAAAACTGTGCGTACCTGTGTCGAGCAGTGCGTAAACCACGGTATCGAAGTACTGACTCTGTTTGCCTTCAGCAGTGAAAATTGGAAACGTCCAGAAAAAGAGGTAGGGCTGCTGATGGGACTGTTTGTTGCTGCGCTTAAGATGGAGGTCAAACGCCTTAAGCGGAATAATGTCCAGTTGCGCATCATCGGGGATCGGAGTGCATTCAGCAATAAATTGCAAAAACTGATCGTTTCTGCTGAGGCCGCGACGGCCGGTAACACCGGGCTAGTGCTTCAGATTGCTGCCAGCTATGGTGGCAGGTGGGATATAACAGAGGCTGCGCGGAAACTGGCTGAACGTGTTAAGCAAGGTGATCTGTTGCCCGAAAAGGTAACAGAGGAGCTGATTTCATCAGAACTCTCTTTTGCCGACCTGCCTGATCCTGACCTGTTTATCCGTACTGGCGGCGAGCAGCGGTTGAGTAATTTTCTCCTTTGGCAATCGGCCTATGCCGAACTCTATTTTACCGATCTTCTCTGGCCTGAATTTAGAGTCGATGAGTTCCTGCAGGCACTGGGATCATTTTCCTGCCGTCTGCGAAGATTCGGCAAGACCAGCGAGCAGGTTACTGGTGAAAATCCGGAGATCTGA
- the frr gene encoding ribosome recycling factor: MIDDVKKDATTRMAKSMEALVHELAKVRTGRAHPSLLDHVMVAHYGSDIPLNQVANINVEDSRTLAISPWEKTMVQPVEKAIMNSDLGLNPNTAGTVIRVPLPPLTEERRRDLIKVVRHEAELAKVAVRNIRRDANHDLKDLMKEKLISEDDGHKGEDIVQKLTDASVKRVDELLAEKEEDLMSI, encoded by the coding sequence ATGATCGACGATGTCAAAAAAGATGCCACTACCCGTATGGCTAAGAGTATGGAAGCGCTGGTCCATGAGTTGGCTAAAGTGCGGACAGGACGAGCCCATCCCAGCTTGCTCGATCATGTCATGGTCGCCCATTACGGTTCGGATATACCGTTGAATCAGGTGGCTAATATCAATGTGGAAGATTCAAGGACTCTGGCGATCTCTCCTTGGGAGAAGACCATGGTTCAGCCGGTTGAGAAAGCGATCATGAACTCTGATCTTGGTCTGAATCCCAATACTGCCGGTACCGTTATTCGTGTTCCCCTGCCACCACTCACCGAAGAGCGTCGCAGAGACCTGATCAAGGTGGTGCGCCATGAGGCTGAACTCGCCAAGGTTGCTGTTCGCAATATTCGCCGCGATGCGAATCATGACCTGAAGGATCTGATGAAAGAGAAGCTTATTTCTGAAGATGATGGGCATAAAGGCGAGGATATAGTCCAGAAGCTGACAGATGCGAGCGTAAAACGTGTTGATGAATTGCTGGCGGAGAAAGAAGAGGACTTGATGTCTATTTGA
- the pyrH gene encoding UMP kinase yields MSDLICQRILLKLSGEALMGEGDFGIDPGVIARMATDVKELVDAGIQVGMVIGGGNIFRGEGLAKAGIDRVSGDHMGMLATVMNSLAMRDALQKTGVAAHAMSALKIDQVCEPYIRNKAIAHLERGDVAIFAAGTGNPYFTTDSAASLRAIEIKANLLVKATKVDGIYSADPMKDPDAEFYSRLSYDRILSEGLKVMDATAIVLCRDNEMPLRVMNINDAGALMRLTQGEDIGTLVEL; encoded by the coding sequence ATGTCAGACTTGATTTGCCAACGTATACTGCTCAAACTTAGCGGCGAGGCGTTGATGGGGGAGGGCGATTTTGGCATTGATCCTGGCGTTATTGCCCGAATGGCAACCGATGTAAAAGAGCTGGTGGATGCGGGTATTCAGGTGGGCATGGTTATCGGGGGAGGGAATATCTTCCGCGGAGAGGGCCTTGCCAAAGCCGGGATCGATCGTGTCTCTGGCGACCATATGGGTATGCTCGCTACAGTGATGAACTCGTTGGCGATGCGGGATGCCTTGCAGAAAACCGGCGTTGCCGCTCACGCCATGTCCGCGCTGAAAATTGATCAGGTGTGTGAACCCTATATCAGGAATAAAGCCATTGCTCATCTGGAGCGTGGTGATGTGGCTATTTTTGCAGCAGGCACAGGTAACCCCTACTTTACTACTGACTCCGCTGCCAGCCTGAGAGCGATCGAGATCAAGGCGAATCTGCTGGTCAAGGCGACCAAGGTTGATGGCATCTACTCTGCCGATCCAATGAAAGATCCCGATGCTGAGTTTTATTCCCGTCTGAGTTATGATCGGATTCTCTCCGAGGGGTTGAAGGTGATGGATGCTACGGCTATTGTGTTGTGCCGTGACAATGAGATGCCGCTTCGGGTGATGAATATTAACGATGCCGGTGCCTTGATGCGATTGACGCAGGGTGAGGATATCGGAACTTTGGTTGAGTTATAG
- the tsf gene encoding translation elongation factor Ts, with the protein MAITASMVKELRERTGSGMMECKKALVEADGNIDVAIEQMRKSGQAKAAKKAGRTAADGIIAITFSDDGKKAVMVEVNCETDFVAKDDTFISFTDAVAECALNSTVSAVEELLEEPLHSGEETTVNTAREALIVKIGENMNVRRFQRFETENGQLGSYRHGVRIGVVVEIEGGDAGLHKDIAMHVAATNPTCVSEEQIPADLLEKERDIYTAQALESGKPENIVEKIVDGRVRKYLSEITLVGQVFVKDPNVTVGKLFSDAGAKVIGFTRYEVGEGIEKEQENFAEEVMSQIKG; encoded by the coding sequence ATGGCCATTACTGCCTCTATGGTAAAGGAGCTGCGTGAGCGTACCGGTTCCGGCATGATGGAATGTAAAAAAGCACTGGTTGAGGCCGATGGGAACATCGATGTCGCAATCGAGCAGATGCGTAAGTCTGGTCAGGCGAAAGCTGCGAAAAAAGCTGGCCGTACCGCCGCTGATGGTATCATCGCCATCACTTTCAGTGACGACGGTAAAAAAGCCGTGATGGTTGAAGTTAACTGCGAGACCGATTTCGTGGCGAAAGACGACACTTTTATCTCTTTTACCGACGCGGTTGCTGAGTGTGCTTTGAACTCTACCGTCAGTGCGGTTGAAGAGTTGCTGGAGGAGCCGCTGCATAGTGGTGAAGAGACTACTGTCAATACGGCCCGTGAAGCGCTGATCGTGAAGATTGGTGAGAACATGAACGTTCGACGCTTCCAGCGTTTTGAGACCGAAAATGGTCAGTTGGGCAGCTATCGGCACGGTGTACGTATTGGTGTTGTTGTCGAGATAGAAGGTGGTGATGCCGGTCTTCACAAGGATATCGCCATGCATGTTGCAGCCACCAACCCGACCTGCGTCTCTGAAGAGCAGATACCTGCCGATCTGTTGGAGAAAGAGCGCGATATATACACGGCTCAAGCTCTGGAGAGTGGTAAGCCAGAGAATATCGTCGAGAAAATTGTCGATGGCCGTGTGCGGAAGTATCTCTCTGAGATCACCCTTGTGGGTCAGGTTTTTGTGAAAGATCCTAATGTCACTGTTGGTAAGCTGTTTTCCGATGCAGGCGCCAAAGTGATTGGCTTCACCCGTTATGAAGTGGGTGAAGGGATCGAGAAAGAGCAGGAAAACTTCGCTGAAGAGGTTATGTCTCAGATTAAAGGCTGA
- the rpsB gene encoding 30S ribosomal protein S2: MSNVSMRQMLEAGVHFGHQTRYWNPKMGAYIFGHRNKIHIINLEKTLPLYSDAMNFLGSLAANGGKILFVGTKRAARDTVKEEATRCGMPYVNHRWLGGMLTNFKTIKQRIKRLKELEAMFEDGTVDQRFNKKEALGYKREMEKLDRSLGGIKDMAGLPDVMFVIDTGHENIAIAEAKKLGIPVVGVVDTNNDPDHVDYVIPGNDDAIRAVQLYVQGASAAVLEGRASAAHLGAAEEVAETKKEKGEAAE, translated from the coding sequence ATGAGCAACGTTTCTATGCGCCAAATGCTTGAGGCTGGCGTGCACTTCGGTCATCAGACCCGTTACTGGAACCCCAAAATGGGTGCCTACATATTCGGTCATCGCAACAAGATTCATATTATCAATCTTGAGAAGACCCTTCCCCTTTACAGCGACGCAATGAACTTCCTTGGTTCTCTTGCCGCCAATGGCGGCAAGATTCTGTTCGTGGGCACCAAGCGTGCAGCACGCGACACCGTTAAGGAAGAGGCAACGCGTTGTGGTATGCCCTACGTCAATCATCGTTGGTTGGGCGGCATGCTGACTAACTTCAAGACTATCAAGCAGCGTATCAAACGGCTGAAAGAGCTTGAGGCGATGTTTGAGGATGGCACTGTCGATCAGCGCTTCAACAAGAAAGAAGCACTTGGCTACAAGCGTGAAATGGAGAAGCTGGATCGCAGTCTTGGCGGTATCAAGGATATGGCGGGTCTGCCTGATGTCATGTTTGTGATCGATACAGGTCATGAAAATATCGCCATTGCTGAAGCCAAAAAGCTGGGAATTCCAGTTGTTGGCGTGGTGGATACCAATAATGATCCTGACCATGTCGACTACGTGATTCCGGGTAATGACGACGCTATACGTGCCGTTCAGCTTTACGTGCAGGGTGCTTCCGCTGCCGTATTGGAAGGCCGGGCCAGCGCAGCTCACCTGGGTGCTGCCGAAGAGGTTGCCGAAACCAAAAAAGAGAAGGGTGAGGCCGCGGAATAA
- the map gene encoding type I methionyl aminopeptidase, protein MSIIIKTADEIEKMRIAGRLATEVLEMIESHVKPGITTDELNHLCHDHIVNVQDAIPAPLNYRGFPKSICTSVNHQVCHGIPGGKRLKSGDIINIDITVIKDSFHGDTSKMFFVGKPSILARRLVKATYEAMWLGIRQVRPDAQLGDIGHVIQQHVEPKNYSVVHEYCGHGIGRGFHEEPQVLHYGNPGTGVKLEAGMCFTIEPMINSGRRQVKMLPDGWTVVTKDRSLSAQWEHTILVTDTGYEVLTLRSDEEES, encoded by the coding sequence ATGAGCATTATTATTAAAACCGCCGATGAAATAGAGAAAATGCGGATAGCCGGGCGTCTGGCAACTGAGGTGCTGGAAATGATCGAATCTCATGTCAAACCCGGCATCACTACCGACGAGCTGAACCATCTGTGCCACGACCATATTGTTAATGTGCAGGATGCGATCCCAGCCCCCCTCAATTACAGAGGCTTTCCGAAATCGATCTGCACCTCGGTAAACCACCAGGTGTGTCACGGCATACCCGGCGGCAAGAGGCTGAAAAGCGGCGACATCATTAATATAGATATCACCGTTATAAAAGATAGCTTCCACGGCGATACCAGCAAGATGTTCTTTGTGGGGAAGCCTTCAATCCTCGCCCGACGGCTGGTCAAAGCTACCTACGAGGCCATGTGGCTTGGCATCAGGCAAGTCCGGCCCGATGCTCAGCTCGGTGATATAGGGCATGTCATACAGCAACATGTAGAACCGAAAAACTACTCCGTGGTCCATGAATATTGCGGTCACGGCATCGGTCGGGGATTCCATGAAGAGCCGCAGGTGCTTCACTACGGGAACCCAGGCACCGGAGTGAAACTAGAGGCAGGGATGTGCTTCACGATTGAACCGATGATCAATTCCGGCAGGCGTCAGGTAAAGATGCTGCCGGACGGATGGACGGTTGTGACCAAAGACCGCTCGCTCTCGGCACAGTGGGAACATACAATTCTGGTGACGGATACCGGGTATGAGGTGTTGACGCTGCGCAGTGATGAAGAAGAATCATAA
- the glnD gene encoding [protein-PII] uridylyltransferase — MPHKLIDIKEFHNALAATDDLLPLFRETTKKSNETLKILFEQGNDVIELVELRSRFIDLLLIEAWQRKIPEHADITLIAVGGYGRGELHPGSDVDLLVLIGKEGDDEETLPEALGELLTFFWDIGLEIGHSVRTLEECIEGAEKDITIATNLMESRLIAGQGILFDKLKHATGPDRIWPSDEFFKAKWEEQKQRYLKYDDTISSLEPNIKESPGGLRDIHMVGWVVKRHFGASTLHDLVVNGFLTEQEYQDLMESQTFFWRVRFALHLLTGRHEDRILFDYQRTLASQFGYEDNGQELGVEKFMQQYYRNALKVSRMNEMLLQLFYDVILLNCRLEEPKPINNRFQSRSGYIEVVSEDTFARHPLALLEIFLIMEQHPELNGVRASTIRLIRSHRHLIDADFRESLGARSLFMEILREPSGISHELRRMNRYGILARYIPQFTNIVGRMQYDLFHVYTVDEHTLFVLRNLRRFSVPEHRLEFPLCNDIMERLPKHELIYLAALFHDIAKGRGGDHSILGAQDAWDFSKQHGLSDRDSRLVSWLVENHLLMSITAQRKDINDPEVMNKFAVQVKNPVYLDYLYLLTVADMRATDPGKWNSWKNSLLRELYLTTKYALLRGLQNPQEQDEIIQNKQAGARHLLISEGMASEKINAHWVNLSLDYFLQHTWEEIAWQTKMVLTANYDELPLVLIRRSSTRGGTEVFLYSDDQDDLFALTTSTLDQLNLNIVNARIETTDLGFTLNSFLVLEANGDIVDNPDRRNEIRATLKKTLLNPGESNTLVSRRIPRQMKFFSTPTRIDFVRDWNNQRTIMKLVTDDRPGLLSQVGYAFVACGIRLINAKIATIGAEAEDTFFITDMENRPLGERSQFKCLEKAIDERLN; from the coding sequence ATGCCCCACAAACTGATCGATATTAAAGAGTTCCACAACGCCCTGGCTGCTACGGATGACCTTCTGCCGCTGTTTCGCGAAACGACCAAAAAAAGTAACGAAACTCTTAAAATCCTCTTTGAACAGGGTAATGATGTCATTGAACTGGTCGAGCTAAGATCCCGGTTTATCGATCTGCTGCTGATTGAAGCTTGGCAGAGGAAAATCCCTGAACACGCTGATATCACATTGATTGCCGTTGGCGGCTACGGTCGGGGTGAGCTACACCCGGGCTCGGATGTTGACTTGCTGGTGCTGATTGGCAAGGAGGGAGACGATGAAGAGACCCTCCCCGAAGCGCTTGGCGAGCTACTCACCTTCTTCTGGGATATCGGCTTGGAGATTGGCCACAGTGTCCGTACCTTGGAAGAGTGTATTGAGGGGGCGGAAAAAGATATCACCATCGCCACTAACCTGATGGAATCCCGACTTATCGCCGGACAGGGAATACTGTTCGATAAGCTCAAACATGCCACAGGGCCTGACCGCATCTGGCCCAGTGACGAATTCTTCAAAGCCAAATGGGAAGAGCAGAAACAGCGCTACCTGAAGTACGATGACACCATCAGCAGCCTGGAACCCAACATCAAAGAGAGTCCCGGGGGACTGCGTGACATCCATATGGTGGGCTGGGTGGTAAAACGCCACTTTGGCGCCTCCACCCTCCATGACCTGGTGGTCAATGGGTTCCTGACGGAGCAGGAGTATCAGGATCTGATGGAGTCTCAGACCTTCTTCTGGCGGGTCAGATTCGCCCTGCATCTACTCACCGGCCGTCACGAAGACCGAATTCTGTTCGACTACCAGCGCACCCTGGCCAGCCAGTTCGGCTATGAAGATAATGGCCAGGAGCTGGGGGTGGAAAAGTTCATGCAGCAGTACTACCGCAACGCCCTAAAGGTGAGCCGGATGAATGAGATGCTGCTGCAACTGTTCTACGATGTCATTCTGCTCAATTGCCGCCTGGAAGAGCCAAAACCGATCAACAACCGATTCCAGTCACGCAGCGGTTACATCGAGGTGGTCAGCGAAGATACCTTTGCCCGACATCCCCTGGCACTGCTGGAGATATTTCTGATCATGGAACAACACCCGGAGCTGAACGGCGTCCGAGCCAGCACCATCAGACTGATCCGCAGCCACCGTCATTTGATCGATGCGGATTTCCGGGAGAGCCTGGGCGCCCGCAGCCTGTTCATGGAGATTCTGCGGGAACCCAGCGGTATCTCCCATGAACTGCGACGCATGAACCGGTATGGCATCCTTGCTCGCTATATTCCGCAATTTACCAATATTGTCGGCCGAATGCAGTACGATCTGTTCCATGTCTACACCGTGGATGAACATACCCTCTTCGTACTGCGTAATCTGCGCCGTTTTTCAGTACCTGAACATCGCCTGGAGTTTCCGCTCTGCAACGACATCATGGAGCGTCTGCCAAAGCACGAGCTGATCTACCTGGCCGCCCTGTTTCACGACATCGCCAAAGGCCGGGGTGGTGACCACTCAATATTGGGAGCCCAGGATGCTTGGGATTTCAGCAAACAACACGGTCTCAGTGACCGGGACAGCCGTCTGGTCTCCTGGCTGGTAGAAAACCACCTGCTGATGTCCATCACCGCCCAGCGCAAGGATATCAACGACCCGGAAGTGATGAACAAATTTGCTGTACAAGTGAAGAATCCGGTCTATCTGGATTATCTCTACCTACTGACGGTAGCGGATATGCGTGCCACCGATCCGGGGAAATGGAACAGCTGGAAAAACTCCCTGCTGCGTGAACTCTATCTCACCACCAAATATGCCCTGCTACGCGGTTTGCAGAACCCTCAGGAACAGGATGAAATCATCCAGAACAAACAGGCCGGCGCACGCCATCTGCTCATATCCGAAGGCATGGCCTCTGAAAAGATCAACGCCCACTGGGTTAACCTCAGCCTGGACTACTTCCTCCAACACACCTGGGAAGAGATCGCCTGGCAGACCAAGATGGTGCTGACTGCCAACTATGACGAACTGCCTCTGGTGCTAATCCGCCGATCCAGCACCCGCGGCGGCACCGAGGTGTTCCTCTACAGTGACGACCAGGATGATCTGTTTGCCCTCACCACCAGCACCCTGGACCAGCTCAACCTGAATATCGTCAACGCCCGCATCGAAACCACCGACCTGGGATTCACCCTGAACAGTTTCCTGGTACTAGAGGCCAATGGCGATATCGTCGACAACCCTGATCGGAGAAACGAAATTCGTGCAACACTGAAAAAGACCCTACTCAACCCCGGCGAGAGCAATACCTTGGTCTCCCGGCGCATCCCCAGGCAGATGAAGTTCTTCTCTACACCCACGCGCATCGATTTTGTCCGTGACTGGAACAACCAGCGCACCATCATGAAACTGGTGACGGATGACCGCCCCGGCCTTCTATCACAAGTGGGCTACGCCTTTGTCGCCTGCGGCATCCGCCTGATCAACGCCAAGATTGCAACTATCGGCGCAGAAGCGGAAGATACCTTCTTCATCACCGACATGGAGAATCGGCCGCTTGGTGAACGCAGCCAGTTCAAGTGTCTGGAAAAAGCGATCGATGAGCGACTTAATTAG
- the dapD gene encoding 2,3,4,5-tetrahydropyridine-2,6-dicarboxylate N-succinyltransferase encodes MYDLKSIIVETFDKRAELTPRNVDTVVKDAITEVIDQLDRGEIRAAEKKDGEWVVNNWVKKAVLLAICIQDNQFLKGGYTNYYDKIPAKYTDYNPREFRDCGVRIVPPGTARKGAYIAPGTLLLAPYINIGAHIDSGCMVDVWATVGSCAQIGKNVHISSNVSIGGVLEPLQSVPTIIEDNCFIGASASIVEGVLVKEGSVIANGVHISQSTKIYNRKTGEITFGCVPEGSVVVSGNLPAEDGRHSLYCAVIVKQVDEKTRERVSINELLRAI; translated from the coding sequence ATGTACGACCTCAAATCAATCATTGTCGAAACCTTTGACAAAAGGGCCGAGTTAACCCCACGCAACGTCGACACCGTAGTCAAAGATGCCATCACCGAGGTCATTGATCAGCTGGACCGGGGAGAAATCCGCGCCGCCGAGAAAAAAGACGGTGAATGGGTCGTCAACAACTGGGTAAAAAAAGCGGTTCTTCTGGCCATATGCATACAGGACAACCAATTTCTCAAAGGCGGATACACCAACTATTACGATAAAATCCCCGCCAAATATACGGATTACAATCCACGGGAATTCCGCGACTGCGGTGTCCGTATAGTCCCCCCGGGCACCGCCCGGAAAGGCGCTTACATCGCCCCAGGCACCCTTCTTTTGGCCCCTTATATTAATATCGGTGCCCACATAGATAGTGGTTGTATGGTGGATGTCTGGGCCACCGTCGGCTCCTGTGCCCAGATCGGGAAAAACGTCCATATTTCCAGCAACGTCAGCATCGGTGGCGTACTGGAACCTCTGCAGTCTGTCCCAACCATCATTGAGGACAACTGCTTCATCGGCGCCAGCGCATCGATAGTGGAAGGCGTACTGGTAAAAGAGGGTTCAGTAATCGCCAATGGCGTACATATCAGCCAATCCACCAAAATCTACAATCGCAAAACCGGCGAAATCACCTTCGGCTGCGTCCCAGAAGGCTCTGTGGTTGTCTCAGGTAATCTCCCCGCCGAAGATGGCCGCCACAGCCTTTATTGCGCCGTGATCGTAAAACAAGTGGATGAAAAAACCAGGGAAAGAGTCAGCATCAATGAACTGCTGCGGGCTATTTGA
- a CDS encoding Spx/MgsR family RNA polymerase-binding regulatory protein, producing the protein MKKARKWLDAHNLDYQFHNFKKEGLDNTTLRHWINLAGWEILLNRRGMMWRKLSVHAKAGINETSAIEIMLETPSIIKRPVLEVDGNLYVGFSEERYGELFG; encoded by the coding sequence ATGAAAAAAGCTCGAAAATGGCTGGATGCCCATAATCTGGATTACCAATTTCACAACTTCAAAAAAGAGGGCCTAGACAATACCACCCTGCGCCACTGGATCAACCTAGCAGGTTGGGAAATCCTGCTCAACCGCCGGGGCATGATGTGGCGCAAACTTTCTGTCCATGCAAAAGCCGGCATCAACGAAACCAGCGCCATAGAGATCATGCTGGAGACACCCTCAATCATCAAACGGCCGGTACTCGAGGTAGACGGCAATCTGTATGTGGGTTTTTCAGAAGAGCGATATGGCGAGCTGTTTGGTTAG
- a CDS encoding diaminopimelate decarboxylase: MPISKDFEDRLAPFLEGVVEHYGTPFHIYDEKGIRDTGRGLIEAFSGIDGFREYFAVKALPNPSVMQVLGSMGFGFDCSSIAELKLSRDVGARGEDIMFTSNNTSPEDFAAAEEEGGCVLNLDDITLIDKVPVMPELISFRYNPGERRTGNSIIGNPVESKYGVSHDQLLDAYRFARAHGVKRFGLHTMLASNELNYTFMVETVRMLLELVEWVSGELGIRFDFINIGGGLGIPYKPEDEPLNIAAMAREITALFDAFKSSNGYAPKMYVESGRFMTGPHGVLVTKAINRKHIYRTYVGVDASMSALMRPGMYGAYHHITVLGKVGEEDIVDVVGSLCENNDKFAIQRHLPKIEEGDILCVHDTGAHGHAMGFNYNGKARPKELLLRFDGTVELIRREETLADLFATLNFEADVHSGE, translated from the coding sequence ATGCCTATTTCTAAAGATTTTGAAGATCGTCTGGCTCCTTTTCTGGAGGGGGTGGTTGAGCATTATGGTACGCCTTTTCATATTTATGATGAGAAGGGAATTCGTGATACCGGAAGGGGGCTGATCGAGGCATTTTCTGGCATTGACGGGTTCCGGGAGTATTTTGCGGTTAAGGCACTGCCCAATCCCAGTGTTATGCAGGTTCTGGGCTCTATGGGATTTGGGTTTGACTGCAGCTCCATTGCGGAGCTGAAGCTTAGCCGTGATGTAGGTGCCCGCGGTGAAGATATTATGTTCACTTCCAACAACACTAGCCCGGAAGATTTTGCCGCGGCGGAAGAGGAAGGTGGTTGTGTCCTGAATCTGGACGATATTACTCTGATCGATAAGGTGCCGGTGATGCCGGAGCTGATTTCCTTCCGTTATAACCCGGGCGAAAGACGCACCGGTAATAGCATTATCGGTAATCCTGTCGAGTCAAAGTACGGGGTCTCTCATGATCAGTTATTAGATGCATACAGGTTTGCCAGGGCCCATGGCGTAAAACGCTTTGGTTTGCACACCATGCTGGCATCCAACGAGCTGAACTATACTTTTATGGTGGAGACGGTCCGTATGTTGCTTGAACTGGTCGAGTGGGTATCGGGTGAGTTGGGTATCCGGTTTGATTTTATCAATATAGGCGGTGGTCTGGGGATTCCCTACAAGCCGGAAGATGAGCCACTAAATATTGCGGCTATGGCGCGGGAGATCACCGCGCTGTTCGATGCTTTCAAATCCAGCAACGGCTACGCTCCAAAAATGTATGTTGAGAGTGGCCGTTTCATGACCGGACCCCATGGCGTTCTGGTGACAAAAGCGATCAACCGTAAACATATCTATCGTACCTATGTTGGTGTGGATGCTTCTATGTCGGCTTTGATGAGGCCTGGAATGTATGGTGCCTATCACCATATAACGGTGCTTGGTAAAGTGGGCGAGGAGGATATTGTCGATGTTGTCGGCTCATTGTGCGAGAATAACGACAAGTTCGCGATTCAGCGTCACCTGCCAAAAATAGAAGAGGGCGATATCCTCTGTGTCCATGATACCGGTGCTCATGGTCATGCTATGGGATTTAACTATAATGGCAAGGCCCGGCCAAAAGAGTTGTTGTTGCGTTTCGATGGAACAGTAGAGTTGATCCGTCGGGAGGAGACGCTTGCAGACCTGTTTGCGACTTTAAATTTTGAGGCGGATGTTCATAGCGGGGAGTGA